The segment ATCAGTAGTGACGCTTTTGCAACCAGTACTCCATCAGTCACAAAGACAATTTAAAGTAGTGTTGGGTATTGGTCTTGGTTTAGGTCTATGTGCTTTAATTAGTGGGTTTTTCATGTTTGGTTGTTTAAAGAAGAGAAGGATTATATTCCAAAAAAGAGATGAAGAAGACGTGTTTGGTGATACAAAAGAATATGAGATTGAAACCGGGCCAAAGAAATTCTCATACAAACAACTGGCCCTAGCAACAAAGAACTTTTCAGAGGGAGAGAAGATAGGACAAGGGGGTTTTGGTGGGGTTTATAAAGGTTTCATGAGGGAAACGAATTCATATGTAGCTGTTAAGAAGATATCAAGTGGATCCAAACAAGGCATAAAGGAGTATGCAGCTGAAGTGAGAACTATTAGCCAACTAAGACACAAGAACTTGGTGCAACTCGTTGGTTGGTGCCATGAAGGTAAAGAACTCCTACTTGTTTATGAGTTCATGTCGAATGGGAGCTTGGATTCTCATCTCTTCAAGGGAAGTTTCTTGTTGACTTGGGCAATGAGGTATAATGTTGCTCGAGGTTTAGCCTCAGCATTACTTTATCTCCAGGAGGAATGGGAACAGTGTGTTTTGCATAGAGATATCAAAACAAGCAACATTATGCTCGACTCCAATTTCAACGCTAAGCTTGGAGATTTTGGTTTAGCTAGGCTTGTTGACCATGAAATAGGGTGCCAAACGACAATATTGGCAGGTACGATGGGCTACATGGCTCCTGAATGTGTCCTAACGGGGAGAGCTGGCAAGGAATCAGACGTCTATAGCTATGGAGTTGTAGCTCTTGAGCTAGCAAGTGGTAAGAAACCCATTGATCCGATGGCAAAAGATTGTCATAGAAGACTGGTTGACCATGTTTGGGACCTCTATGGAAGAGGTATGCTTAGTCACGTAGCTGATCCGAAACTTGAATCAGATTTTGATGAGGGAGAGATGGAATGTTTGATCACTGTCGGACTTTGGTGTGCTCACCCTGATCCGAAGGTCCGGCCTACTATAAAGCAAGCAATTCAAGTTCTTAACTTCGAAGCACCACTTCCGAACCTTCCGAAAACAGTACCAACCCCTACTTTCTCTGCCACACCTATCACAATGTCTGCGTTTTGGTCTTCGCCGTTGGTTGATCTTACAGGTTCTGGAAGAGACTATACCATGTGTTCGAGTTCAAGTGATGAGGTCAAATCATCCAAGCATACCGGTTCATCTTCAGCCTCCTCGTCGGCATCCTTTGTCGATGATACACAATAAGTAGTTCAGTTTGAACGGCAGGACATGAGTAACATGAGTACTTGTGTCTGCACtatgttttttttagttttctttcAAGGAAAATTGCATGTAGTGAAACAGGATTAATTTCTAGAGGTTTAATTTGCCTTTCCATTTCCACTCCTTTTCTATAACCAACCATAtgtatgtgatttttttttttttattcttttttgtaATTAGGCTTTGCAACTCTATAGAATCCTTTCTTCGTTCGATTTTTGGGATTTACTTTGTAATATGGGTTTGCAACTCTATAGAACTTTCTTCATTCCATTTTTGGTCTTTACTTAAACATCCACTTTAAGAGGATCCACGATACAAAGTTTAATGGAAGAATTTAATTAGATGGAATGGTTTAGATATTTCAATGGATTAAATTCAATGATAGTCAATTATTGAACAATGGAGCCAAAATATAGCTTGGGTTTCATTATTACGAATGACAATAGATTtacaaagaaagaaaaataaataaataaataaacaaaaaattgcaaaaatggttgtATTTTTTCAGGATCTTAGTTCAAACCCAGACTATTTTGGTTTGTAGTCATTTTGAGttagtttttttatgttttttgtcGGTCTAAATAGTGAAATGATTGTAATATTtttgggtatttatttttcatttttctttcatttattttaaatctaatattaatctatttattttaataattaaaaaaataagaagggtccaccttctctctctctctctctctctctctctctctctctctctctctctctctctctctctctctctctctctctctctctctctctctctctctctctctctctctctctctctctctctctctctctctctctccgaccatcattttcttataaattttttttaacatgttaGAAAAAAGATGGATATGAGTCACGCATACAAGGTGTTCGAACAAATTTTCCAAAGAATAACCTTTCTTATACCCAAGAGCTCGCTCTGGGTCAATAACCCATGTTCGTCGTTGTTCTAACCTCGGATCGTGGTGGAGCAGTTGCAAAATTCTTAGCGGCAATTGCAGCTTCCACAACAAAGTTCTAAAATACAACAACCAAACAAAAATATCAACAACATATAGGGATTCAAATCCATTGTTAAGTATGTGTGTATTTATTTATCTGAATCATTTATTGAGTTGTCTAAACTTGTGAAGCGGATCCATTTATCTTAACAATCATTTCACTAAGGACAACCCTTTTTTGTCATCGCTGCCTTAAGGATTCGAATCTACAATCTAATCTTACACATGGTGTTATGTATGCACTGTATAGTCGTCGGAGAAGATAAAATCAAATTGTTGCTTTCAGAACTAAAGCTGCTGGTGATAGAATTGTATTAGTGATGGCGACAGTGTTCTTGAAATCGACGACGATCCAACTTTGGTGGGTGGTGGTAGTTAAGCTATGGCGGAGGTTGAAAGGATATTGACAAAATCGAGAAGATCATAACTTTGATGAGCAGCGACAATCCAACTTTGGTGGGTGTCTGACTATGGTGGACGACGAGGATCCATAAGTGAAGTCTGAAAATTGAGGTTTGTTTTGGAGAGCTGATAGACATGAATTTAGAGATTTGGGAAGTTTGAAAGAGTAAAGACAGAGGATGAATGAGTTCATCTAAAGCCTCCAAATGATCCAAATGGAtctatgtgtttgtgtgtgtgtatatgtgaGAGAGAGGcccaaattaattaactatttttttccgggtaaatggcacaaaaaaTACTCTTTTTACACAGGAATTCGATTTTCACACcgtgttttttttgtgtcaattttgacactgtgtttttcaatttgttacaattctgaccacttgactggttaaccaggttacatgctgacgtggcatgatgacgtgtcagttttgatgatgtagcatgctgacatgatatgctggcgtgtcaaat is part of the Lactuca sativa cultivar Salinas chromosome 7, Lsat_Salinas_v11, whole genome shotgun sequence genome and harbors:
- the LOC111911463 gene encoding L-type lectin-domain containing receptor kinase IX.1, coding for MVHPYNIVYTAIIPKLCNLFDAKCKIHSSITAETQACNSTNANFHHQCSPMIIILSLLLVVLPSSANLIFNFTSFNPNNHELSYYGDAAPSNPVIQLTRNQQDKEMHWSTGRVTYQKLFRLWDKDSGELADFTTRFSFTINSGDQSVYGDGIAFFLAPDGFKLPPKQEGSGIGLVGADHVLNSTLNPFIAVEFDTYRNDWDPPGDHVGININSMVSVKNVTWSNLVANGQRNVARVSYNSSAKRLSVAFTGFDQTGVFTQRLSQLVDLKEYLPEYVSIGFSASTGDYFEIHTIHSWDFNSSLPTHDEIIGPIGSEISINSSAPSPSVVTLLQPVLHQSQRQFKVVLGIGLGLGLCALISGFFMFGCLKKRRIIFQKRDEEDVFGDTKEYEIETGPKKFSYKQLALATKNFSEGEKIGQGGFGGVYKGFMRETNSYVAVKKISSGSKQGIKEYAAEVRTISQLRHKNLVQLVGWCHEGKELLLVYEFMSNGSLDSHLFKGSFLLTWAMRYNVARGLASALLYLQEEWEQCVLHRDIKTSNIMLDSNFNAKLGDFGLARLVDHEIGCQTTILAGTMGYMAPECVLTGRAGKESDVYSYGVVALELASGKKPIDPMAKDCHRRLVDHVWDLYGRGMLSHVADPKLESDFDEGEMECLITVGLWCAHPDPKVRPTIKQAIQVLNFEAPLPNLPKTVPTPTFSATPITMSAFWSSPLVDLTGSGRDYTMCSSSSDEVKSSKHTGSSSASSSASFVDDTQ